Proteins co-encoded in one Prevotella sp. E13-27 genomic window:
- a CDS encoding AAA family ATPase, with protein sequence MGVYLNIGNSGFQSARNSDYVDKSELIAVINQTLFTERRFSCVTRCRRFGKSLAAKMLNAYYDQSCDSRSLFEDLLIAHHPSFETHLNKYPVIYVDISDFVTRYKDANIMQHINEDVKSDVHAAYPDIPLQEGDDLMALLIRIAEAKEQQFIFIIDEWDAICREFKAGTKVMDDYVNWLRRLFKAANSNKVFAGTYMTGILPIKKYQTESALNNFTEYSMVNPGRLAGCFGFTKSEVKALCQKENVDFDEMEKWYDGYKLGSEPSIFNPNSVMQALWEGRCRSYWATTGAYDAVASYIQMNYNGLKDDILRMLSGGRCKVDPTGFQNDMSVIRTKDDVLTVLIHLGYLAYDFDTSDCYIPNREVEGELINAVKYLNWQ encoded by the coding sequence ATGGGTGTATATTTAAATATTGGTAATTCGGGGTTCCAAAGCGCCAGAAATAGTGACTATGTTGATAAATCAGAGCTGATAGCAGTTATCAACCAGACTCTTTTCACAGAGCGCCGCTTCAGTTGCGTTACGCGATGTCGCCGTTTTGGCAAGTCACTGGCTGCCAAGATGCTCAATGCTTATTACGACCAGTCGTGTGATTCGCGCTCTTTATTCGAGGACCTTCTTATTGCCCACCACCCATCGTTTGAGACCCATCTCAACAAATATCCTGTAATTTATGTGGATATTTCAGATTTTGTTACTCGTTACAAGGATGCAAATATCATGCAACATATTAATGAGGACGTGAAATCTGATGTACATGCAGCATATCCTGACATTCCCTTACAAGAGGGTGATGATTTAATGGCGTTGCTTATTCGCATTGCAGAAGCAAAGGAACAGCAATTCATATTTATAATCGACGAATGGGATGCCATATGCCGTGAGTTCAAAGCTGGTACAAAGGTTATGGACGATTATGTCAATTGGCTGCGTCGTCTGTTTAAAGCGGCTAACAGCAACAAGGTCTTTGCTGGGACCTACATGACTGGTATCCTGCCTATTAAGAAGTATCAGACAGAATCTGCACTGAACAACTTTACAGAGTATTCGATGGTTAATCCTGGTCGTTTGGCTGGCTGTTTTGGATTCACGAAGTCGGAAGTAAAGGCTTTATGCCAAAAGGAAAACGTAGATTTCGATGAAATGGAAAAATGGTATGACGGCTATAAGCTGGGCAGTGAACCATCCATTTTTAACCCCAACTCTGTTATGCAGGCTCTTTGGGAAGGACGCTGTCGTAGCTACTGGGCTACCACTGGCGCTTACGATGCTGTAGCATCATACATTCAGATGAATTACAATGGTCTGAAAGATGACATATTGAGAATGCTTAGCGGAGGAAGGTGCAAAGTTGACCCTACAGGCTTCCAGAATGACATGTCAGTGATAAGAACTAAAGACGATGTATTGACAGTACTGATTCATTTAGGTTATCTGGCCTATGATTTTGACACAAGCGACTGTTATATTCCCAATCGAGAAGTGGAAGGTGAACTCATCAATGCTGTCAAGTATTTAAATTGGCAATAA